GCTACGACGGAAAGAACGATAATAAATATCTTAGCAATGGCGACATAAACAAAACAGTACTTTAAAGTGCGGTATATCAGCGCTCTGTTGTTCTCGCTGATGTCACTGCTGGCGAGGAGAAACACGGCAACCACAATGGCCAGGAAAATATCCCTGGTCTGGCCGATGATGTTGCCAAATTCATTACCCATGATAATCGAGTAGATATCTGCAGCCAACAGAAAGAGGATAAATGGGACCAGCTTTAAAATTGAGCGCTGCAGCATCTCCTTGCGCGTGAGCATATATAACGCCATGCTGACAATGATCAACGGGCTTCTCAATGCCATCAGATAGATTGACATTTTGATATAAATTGACTTGCTTATCTTCATATTTCCTTGCCAACCTGAATTTTGATTAACATATTCTGTTTTTGCCGTGAATTTTTAAGATTATCGCTATTCACAGTGGATACCTGCATGGTGAAGCGATATCTCGCTAGAGCCGAACGTCATGCGGGCTGACACGGCTGACGGCACATTTTCGGAAGCAACCATAGCATTATGACTGAGCGTAACATAACAGGGAAAGTTGTTTTTATTCAATTGGTTAACCTATTGACGGTGTGAGCATCGTCGGAGCTCAGGTTGATCATCATGGTATTTTGGCATTCAACAATGATTGTTTCACGCTTTTTGCTGCAATTTAGAGTTTTCCGACTGATGGGCAATGAATGGCGCATAATCAGAAAAATTACGCTAAAACGTCCTGTATTGATACGAAAAAAGGCGCCGTCAGGCGCCTTTCAGATTGATACCGATGTGTTTTACTCTGCGTCAACTTTGTTGACGTGAACGCCCCGCCTGGCTGAGTAGCACGATTACGGCGACCAGCAGGTAGGCGGCAAAGATACCGACCAGCCACTGCGGCATTTCCAGCGTCAGGAACTGCCATTGGCGTACCGAACAGTCTCCGGAGGCATGAAATACGGCCGGCATCCACTTGTCCAGCGGCAGCCAGGCAGGGAAACTGACGAAAAAGTCACAGGTATTGAACGGTGAAGGGTGCAGCATAATCATGGTGTGCTTCCACGCCAGCTGCAGCCCTTCCCAGGCGCTGTAGATCCACAGCAGGATGGCGGCGTAGCGCAGTGGCGTTTTCGGTGCCATTGCCCCTAACAGAGAGGCGCCCAGAATGCCAAACAGCGCGCAGCGCTCATAAATACACATCACGCAAGGTTGCAGCAGCATAACGTGCTGGAAATAGAGCGCAGCCAATTCCAGCGCCAGCGCGGTGATAGCCATCAACAGCCAGGCGCGGCGTCCTTGTGAGCAGCGCTTAAAGAATCGCAACATATTTTGAGTCTTCCATGCAGTAAGCAATTGAACCGGCAGTGTAAACCACAATTCAACCGTGTTGCCAGCCATCAGAGACCCTTTTCGCGGTAACAAAGTATGGCTGGCAACGTCGCGGGGCGCTGAATCAGTGCCCCGCAGCCTCCAGATGCGGCAGCGAGAGCCAGTGCCACTGCGTCAGCAGATCGGTTACGGGGGCCAGGGTAAACTCAACGCACAGCAGGCCGACCAGCGCCAGAACGATGGTATATGGCAGCGCCATCCAGACCATGCGTCCATAGGAAAGGCGCACCAGCGGCGCCAGCGCCGAGGTCAGCAGGAACAGAAACGCCGCCTGTCCGTTTGGCGTAGCGACCGAAGGCAGGTTGGTGCCGGTGTTGATCGCCACCGCCAGCATTTCAAACTGCTTCAGCGAAATGGCGCCGCTGGTGAGGGCGGCTTTGGCTTCGTTGATATAGACCGTGCCGACAAAGACGTTATCGGAAACCGCCGACAGCAGGCCGTTAAACACGTAGAACAGCATCAGCTGCGCCGACGGCTCGGCCTGCAGCACAAACGCGATAACCGGACTAAACAGATGCTGCTCGATGATTACGGCCACCACGGTGAAAAATACCGTCAGCAGGGCGGTGAACGGCAGGGCTTCCTGGAAGGCCTTGCCGATGGCATGTTCGTCGGTTACGCCGCACAGCGAGGTGGCGAGAATAATGACCGACAGGCCAATCAGACCGACCTCCGCCAGATGCAGAGCCAGCGCCGCCACCAGCCAGATGCCGATCAGCGCCTGCACCACCAGTTTGACTTTTTCCTGGCGGTTGCGCTTGGCGCTGGCCTGGCGGTCAAACTCGGTCAATACTTCGCGCACGCGCTCAGGCAGTTGCGCACCATAGCCGAAAACGCCAAAGCGCTCCACCAGCAGACACACCGCCAGGCCGCATACAAAGACCGGCAGGGTGACCGGCGCCATGCGCAGGAAGAAATCAATAAAGCCCCAGCCGGCGCTTTTGGCGATAATCAGGTTCTGCGGTTCGCCGACCATGGTCATCACGCCGCCGAGCGCGGTGCCGACGCCGGCGTGCATCAGCAGGCTGCGCAGAAAGGCGCGGAATTGTTCCAGCGTCTGTTTGCGGTCATCGCCGTCGATGCCGCTGTCGTCGTTCACGTTATGTGCGTCTTCCGGCTGGTTGGAGGCGACATTGTGGTAGATAGAATAAAAACCGCTGGCGACGCTAATCACCACGGCGACGACCGTCAGGGCGTCAAGAAACGCCGAGAGCACCGCCGCTGCCAGACAGAACGCCAGCGACAGCAGCATTTTGGAGCGGATATTCAGCAGCAGCTTGGTAAATACGAACAGCAGCAGCTGTTTCATAAAGTAGATGCCGGCCACCATAAAGATCAGCAGCAGCAGCACTTCAATATTGTTGGCGATCTCTTCACCGACGTGCGCCGGGCTGGTCATGCCGATAGCTACCGCCTCCAGCGCCAGCAGGCCGCCGGGCTGTAGCGGGTAGCACTTGAGCGCCATCGCCAGGGTGAAGATGAACTCCGCGACCAGCAGCCAGCCGGCAGCGAAGGGGCTTATCAGGAAAAAGACCAGCGGATTGATAACCAAAAATATCAGGATGGTTAATTTATACCAGTCAGGGGATTGGCCGAGAAAATTTTTCACAACGGCGCTGCGTGCTGTCATTTCCATATATGTCTTACTACCTTGAAGAAAAATTGTTGCTACCCTACCAACGCCGACGGTTGCGATGCAACTGCGGCAGAAATTTCAACCTAAAATTCATGGGTTTCGCCGTTTTCGACTGTTTTTTGCCAGGTTATGCACACTTTCGTTTATAGTTTCCCGCTCGCACTATGTCATACCAGCATGATCTGGTATGATCAGCGGACTACTATTACTGATATCGTTGCAACGGAACGTCAAACACATGGTCATTAAGGCACAGAGTCCAGCCGGTTTTGCGGAAGAGTACATTATTGAAAGTATTTGGAATAATCGCTTCCCTCCTGGCTCTATTTTGCCCGCGGAGCGTGAGCTATCTGAACTGATAGGCGTCACGCGCACCACGTTACGCGAGGTTTTACAGCGTTTGGCGCGCGATGGCTGGCTGACGATTCAGCACGGCAAACCGACCAAAGTGAATAACTTTTGGGAAACATCCGGCCTCAACATTCTGGAAACGCTGGCGCGCCTCGATCATAACAGCGTCCCGCAGTTGATCGATAATTTATTGTCGGTGCGCACCAATATTGCCTCTATCTTTATCCGCTCTGCGGTGCGCAACCACCCTGAGGAAGCGCAGGCCGTCCTGGCGAAGGCGTCGGAGGTTGAAGATCAGGCCGAGGCGTTCAATACGCTGGATTATGAAATTTTCCGCGGTCTGGCCTTTGTGTCCGGCAATCCGATTTACGGGCTGATTTTCAACGGCCTGAAAGGGCTGTATACCCGCGTTGGCCGCTACTACTTCTCCAACCCGGAAGCGCGCAAGCTGGCACGTACGTTCTACAGCAAACTGTCGATGCTGTGCCATGAGAAAATGTACGACCAGGTGATGGATACGGTGCGTAATTATGGCAAGGAGAGCGGCGCGATCTGGCAGAGTATGCAAGGTACCATGCCGAGCGATCTGACCGAAGTGCGTCGTTAACGACCCGTCGTATAGACAAACAACAAAAGGGCGCATCTTGCGCCCTTTTTGCTGCCTGTTATAGCGCGCTGGGGCGCGGAGGACAGCGTTCCAGCAGTTCGACGCTGCCGTCTTCGTTTTGCTGTTCCAGAATCACGTCGAACCCCCACAGCCGGTACACATGTTTCATCACCTCGCGGCGGCTTTTATCCAGCGGCGCGCGTTCCTGTGGCACATAGCGCAACGTCAATGAACGGTCGCCGCGCAGATCAACGTTCCAGACCTGGATGTTGGGTTCGTGATTGCTCAGGTTGTACTGTGCCGACAGCTCTTGGCGAATCGCCCGATATCCCGCCTCATTGTGGATGGCCGAAATCTCCAGATAGTTGTTACGGTCGTCATCCAGCACGGTGAACAGGCGGAAGTCGCGCATCAGTTTCGGCGACAGGAACTGGCTGATAAAGCTTTCGTCCTTAAAGTCGCGCATGGCGAAATGCAGCGTTTCCAGCCAGTCTTTGCCGGCAAAGTCCGGGAACCAGTAGCGATCTTCTTCCGTCGGCGACTGACAGATGCGCTTGATATCCTGGAACATGGCGAAGCCCAGCGCATACGGGTTAATGCCGTTGTAATAGGGGCTATTGTAAGGCGGCTGATACACCACGTTGGTGTGGCTGTGCAGGAACTCCAGCATAAAGCGTTCGCTGACGCGGCCTTCGTCATACAGATGGTTGAGTATGGTGTAATGCCAGAAGGTGGCCCAGCCTTCGTTCATCACCTGCGTCTGCTTTTGCGGGTAGAAATACTGGCTGACCTTGCGCACAATGCGCAGGATTTCCCGTTGCCACGGCTCCAGCAGCGGGGCGTTTTTTTCCATAAAGTAGAGAATATTTTCCTGCGGCTCGCTGGGGTAACGACGTTCTTGCTCCGGTGCGTCTTCGCGTTCGACGCGCGGCAGCGTTTTCCACAGTGAGTTCACCTGGCTTTGCAGATACTCTTCCCGGCTTTTTTGGCGGGCTTTTTCTTCCTGCAGCGAAATCTTTTGCGGACGTTTATAGCGGTCTACGCCGTAATTCATCAGCGCGTGGCAGGAGTCGAGCAGCTTCTCCACTTCTTCTACGCCGTAGCGTTCTTCACATTCGCTGATGTAATGGCGGGCGAACAGCAGGTAATCGACGATGGAGCTGGCGTCGGTCCAGCTGCGGAACAGGTAGTTGTTCTTGAAGAATGAGTTGTGCCCATAGCAGGCATGCGCCATCACCAGCGCCTGCATGGTGATGGTGTTTTCTTCCATCAGGTAAGCGATACACGGGTTGGAATTGATGACGATTTCATAGGCCAGTCCCTGTTGCCCATGTTTATAGAGCTGCTCGGTCTCGATAAATTTTTTACCGAATGACCAGTGTGTGTAGTTAATCGGCATCCCGACGCTGGAGTATGCATCCATCATCTGTTCAGAGGTGATGACCTCGATTTGGTGCGGATAGGTATCCAGTTTGTAGTGTTTGGCGACGCGGTCGATCTGCTCCAGATAGACCTGCAGCAGCTCAAACGTCCAGTCTGGTCCATCGCTCAGACGTTTTTCATCCATAATTTGATCATGTGTTGAAGTTGTCATCAGCGCACCCTCGTTTTGTACGGGCCAGGCTCATTACGGCGGCCCTTAATCAATCGTAGCTCAAAAAAGAACGGGGCGAGGGGGTTATAAAGTCTAAAAATTCAACGTCCTGTCTGAACTTAACGGGAGGAGCGGATAGCGGGTGAGTTTTTTCTGCTGTTTTACCGCCGATGCGCCATCGCATGATGTGTTGTGTTTTTCCTTGTTTTGTAGATTAATGCTCTGTTTTATGTCTTGGGGTTGATTTTATATTCTGTTAACGACCTGTTGCACATTAGAGCAATTTTTAGTGACTGCATTGCAGTCATTGATTTCATTAAGGGGCGGTATTCTCTCCGGGAACCGGCTTTCACCGCAGGTTATCGCTATTTAAATCCGCCTATTGCAAAAGGAAGCGGCTTGAACGATAAATTAATTGTGAAATCTGTCACGATTAAAAACTAATTTGTTGGATGGTTTTTTCTACTGAGTTAATTTGCCGTCAACAGAAGATTATGCTTTGTTAAATCTCGGGCTGGAGTCAGTGATGCGAGTGTTGATTTTAGGTAGTGGAGTGGTTGGCGTAGCCAGCGCCTGGTATCTGGCGAAAGCCGGGCATGAAGTGACGGTGGTCGATCGTCAACCGGGGCCGGCGCTGGAAACCAGCGCCGCCAACGCCGGTCAGATCTCGCCGGGTTATGCTGCGCCATGGGCCGCGCCCGGCGTACCGCTGAAGGCCATCAAATGGATGTTCCAGCGCCACGCGCCGCTGGCTATCCGCCTGGACGGTACCGGTTTTCAGATCAACTGGATGTGGCAGATGCTGAAAAACTGCAACACGTCCCATTATGCCACCAACAAAGGGCGGATGGTGCGTCTGGCGGAGTACAGCCGCGACTGCATCAAGGCGCTGCGTCAGGAAACCGGCATTGAATACGAAGGGCGCCAGCGCGGCACGTTGCAACTGTTTCGTTCACAGCAGCAGTTTGAGAATGCGGCGAAAGATATTGCGGTATTGGAAGACGCCGGCGTGCCTTACAAACTGCTGGAGTCCAGCCAGTTGGCCACGGCGGAGCCGGCTTTGGCGCAGGTGGCGCACAAGTTGACCGGCGGTCTGCAACTGCCGAATGATGAAACCGGCGATTGCCAGCTGTTTACCCAGCGTTTGGCCAAGATGGCGGAACAGGCGGGCGTGACCTTCCTGTATGACCAGCATGTTGACCGTTTGCTGGTGGACGGCGATAAAATCACCGGCGTACAGTGCGGTGCGCAGACCCTGACGGCGGACAGCTATGTGGTGGCTTTCGGCTCTTATTCGACCGCGCTGTTGCGCGGGCTGGTGGCGATTCCGGTTTATCCGCTGAAAGGCTACTCGCTGACTATCCCGATTACCGATGAGGCGGCGGCGCCGTACTCAACGGTGCTGGATGAAACCTATAAAGTCGCTATTACCCGCTTTGACCAGCGCATTCGCGTTGGTGGTATGGCGGAAATCGTCGGCTTTAATACCGAACTGGAGCAGAAGCGACGTGAGACGCTGGAGATGGTGGTGCGCGATCTGTATCCCAACGGCGGTCAGGTTGAACAGGCGACATTCTGGACCGGCCTGCGGCCGATGACGCCGGATGGTACGCCGATTGTCGGCCGCACCTCATTGAAGAACCTGTACCTCAATACCGGCCATGGTACGCTGGGGTGGACGATGGCCTGCGGTTCCGGCCAGCTGCTTGCCGACCTGATCTCCGGCATCACGCCGGCGATCCCATTTGACGATCTCTCCGTGGCGCGTTACAGCGGTGGTGTGACCCATTCGCGGCGTGCACCGCTGAACGACGTGCATCCGGCACGTTAATCCTAACGACCGGCCGCAGCGGCAGACTGCGGCCGGCGTCAAACCGGCTGAAGGAGAGCCCATGCCCCGCCCAATTACCGCAACGCTGCACCTGGCGGCGTTCGACAACAACTTGCAGGTTATTCGCCGCCACGCGCCCGGCGCGAAAGTCTGGTCGGTGGTGAAGGCTAATGCCTATGGCCACGGCATTAAACACGTCTGGCGCAGCCTGGCGAATACCGATGGCTTTGCGTTACTGGATCTGGCGGAAGCGGTGCTGCTGCGCGAGTCCGGCTGGCAGGGGCCGATTCTGCTGCTGGAGGGTTTTTTTCAGCCGGCGGATTTGGCGCTGATCGATCGCTATCAGCTGACCACCGCCGTACACTGCGACTGGCAGCTGGCGGCCATCGCCGATGCGCGTCTGACGGCGCCGCTGAATATTTATCTGAAGCTGAATAGCGGCATGAACCGGCTGGGTTTTGCGCCCGATCGGATACGCAGCGTCTGGCAACGGGCGCAGGGGATTGCCAATATCGGCGCCATGACGCTGATGAGCCACTTCGCGACTGCCGATGAGCCACGCGGCGTGGTGCAGCAAATGGCGACCATTGATCGCGCGGTGGCGGATCTGCCGCTGCCGCGTTGTCTGGCCAATTCGGCGGCGACGCTGTGGCATCCGGATACGCACGGCAGTTGGGTGCGGCCGGGCATTATCTTGTACGGCGCATCGCCGAGCGGCAATTCGGCCGATATAGCCGCCACGGGACTCCAGGCGACGATGTCATTGCGCAGTGAGATTATCGCGGTGCAGACGCTAAAATCCGGCGACAGCGTCGGCTATGGCTGGCGCTATACCGCCAGTGCCGTACAGCGGATCGGCATTGTCGCCTGCGGCTATGCCGACGGTTATCCGCGCCATGCGCAGAGCGGCACGCCTATCTGGGTTGACGGCGTATTGACGCGCACCGTAGGTACGGTAT
The nucleotide sequence above comes from Serratia rhizosphaerae. Encoded proteins:
- the dsbB gene encoding disulfide bond formation protein DsbB produces the protein MLRFFKRCSQGRRAWLLMAITALALELAALYFQHVMLLQPCVMCIYERCALFGILGASLLGAMAPKTPLRYAAILLWIYSAWEGLQLAWKHTMIMLHPSPFNTCDFFVSFPAWLPLDKWMPAVFHASGDCSVRQWQFLTLEMPQWLVGIFAAYLLVAVIVLLSQAGRSRQQS
- the nhaB gene encoding sodium/proton antiporter NhaB, with product MEMTARSAVVKNFLGQSPDWYKLTILIFLVINPLVFFLISPFAAGWLLVAEFIFTLAMALKCYPLQPGGLLALEAVAIGMTSPAHVGEEIANNIEVLLLLIFMVAGIYFMKQLLLFVFTKLLLNIRSKMLLSLAFCLAAAVLSAFLDALTVVAVVISVASGFYSIYHNVASNQPEDAHNVNDDSGIDGDDRKQTLEQFRAFLRSLLMHAGVGTALGGVMTMVGEPQNLIIAKSAGWGFIDFFLRMAPVTLPVFVCGLAVCLLVERFGVFGYGAQLPERVREVLTEFDRQASAKRNRQEKVKLVVQALIGIWLVAALALHLAEVGLIGLSVIILATSLCGVTDEHAIGKAFQEALPFTALLTVFFTVVAVIIEQHLFSPVIAFVLQAEPSAQLMLFYVFNGLLSAVSDNVFVGTVYINEAKAALTSGAISLKQFEMLAVAINTGTNLPSVATPNGQAAFLFLLTSALAPLVRLSYGRMVWMALPYTIVLALVGLLCVEFTLAPVTDLLTQWHWLSLPHLEAAGH
- the fadR gene encoding fatty acid metabolism transcriptional regulator FadR, producing MVIKAQSPAGFAEEYIIESIWNNRFPPGSILPAERELSELIGVTRTTLREVLQRLARDGWLTIQHGKPTKVNNFWETSGLNILETLARLDHNSVPQLIDNLLSVRTNIASIFIRSAVRNHPEEAQAVLAKASEVEDQAEAFNTLDYEIFRGLAFVSGNPIYGLIFNGLKGLYTRVGRYYFSNPEARKLARTFYSKLSMLCHEKMYDQVMDTVRNYGKESGAIWQSMQGTMPSDLTEVRR
- a CDS encoding SpoVR family protein, whose translation is MTTSTHDQIMDEKRLSDGPDWTFELLQVYLEQIDRVAKHYKLDTYPHQIEVITSEQMMDAYSSVGMPINYTHWSFGKKFIETEQLYKHGQQGLAYEIVINSNPCIAYLMEENTITMQALVMAHACYGHNSFFKNNYLFRSWTDASSIVDYLLFARHYISECEERYGVEEVEKLLDSCHALMNYGVDRYKRPQKISLQEEKARQKSREEYLQSQVNSLWKTLPRVEREDAPEQERRYPSEPQENILYFMEKNAPLLEPWQREILRIVRKVSQYFYPQKQTQVMNEGWATFWHYTILNHLYDEGRVSERFMLEFLHSHTNVVYQPPYNSPYYNGINPYALGFAMFQDIKRICQSPTEEDRYWFPDFAGKDWLETLHFAMRDFKDESFISQFLSPKLMRDFRLFTVLDDDRNNYLEISAIHNEAGYRAIRQELSAQYNLSNHEPNIQVWNVDLRGDRSLTLRYVPQERAPLDKSRREVMKHVYRLWGFDVILEQQNEDGSVELLERCPPRPSAL
- a CDS encoding D-amino acid dehydrogenase gives rise to the protein MRVLILGSGVVGVASAWYLAKAGHEVTVVDRQPGPALETSAANAGQISPGYAAPWAAPGVPLKAIKWMFQRHAPLAIRLDGTGFQINWMWQMLKNCNTSHYATNKGRMVRLAEYSRDCIKALRQETGIEYEGRQRGTLQLFRSQQQFENAAKDIAVLEDAGVPYKLLESSQLATAEPALAQVAHKLTGGLQLPNDETGDCQLFTQRLAKMAEQAGVTFLYDQHVDRLLVDGDKITGVQCGAQTLTADSYVVAFGSYSTALLRGLVAIPVYPLKGYSLTIPITDEAAAPYSTVLDETYKVAITRFDQRIRVGGMAEIVGFNTELEQKRRETLEMVVRDLYPNGGQVEQATFWTGLRPMTPDGTPIVGRTSLKNLYLNTGHGTLGWTMACGSGQLLADLISGITPAIPFDDLSVARYSGGVTHSRRAPLNDVHPAR
- the dadX gene encoding catabolic alanine racemase DadX, whose product is MPRPITATLHLAAFDNNLQVIRRHAPGAKVWSVVKANAYGHGIKHVWRSLANTDGFALLDLAEAVLLRESGWQGPILLLEGFFQPADLALIDRYQLTTAVHCDWQLAAIADARLTAPLNIYLKLNSGMNRLGFAPDRIRSVWQRAQGIANIGAMTLMSHFATADEPRGVVQQMATIDRAVADLPLPRCLANSAATLWHPDTHGSWVRPGIILYGASPSGNSADIAATGLQATMSLRSEIIAVQTLKSGDSVGYGWRYTASAVQRIGIVACGYADGYPRHAQSGTPIWVDGVLTRTVGTVSMDMLAVDLTPCPQAAIGAEVELWGRHLPVDDVAAAAGTLGYELLTALTPRVPVETGA